A region from the Nitrososphaerales archaeon genome encodes:
- the hemC gene encoding hydroxymethylbilane synthase yields MNLKVGTRGSRLSIVQTQLVLDALKRVHDELNFEVVTIRTKGDTDARPLYTIDRKGIFEKEIDAAVQDCKVDFAVHSLKDIPSELPERLVIASIPKRESPNDVLVNNGGKRLNDIGKGSVIGTSSLRRAVQIRRIRPDLTVRPIRGNVETRVKKMVNKEFDALVLAEAGLRRLGLQDLITERFPIEDFMPSPGQGAMAVVSRKDDLELINILKKIEDRKSRAEITAERALLLHINAGCRFPLGALGSVNGNKLNLYASVYSIDGSERIDVKRSSSIEDAEGLGTDVARELEKRGAMRLALLWRDAVEKWGANR; encoded by the coding sequence GTGAATCTAAAGGTCGGAACGCGTGGCAGCAGACTATCAATTGTACAGACACAATTGGTTTTGGATGCCTTGAAAAGAGTTCACGATGAATTAAACTTTGAAGTGGTTACAATAAGAACAAAGGGCGATACCGATGCAAGACCGCTTTACACTATAGATAGAAAGGGAATTTTCGAGAAGGAGATAGATGCTGCGGTACAAGACTGCAAGGTTGATTTTGCCGTTCATAGTTTGAAGGACATACCATCTGAGTTGCCTGAAAGACTCGTGATTGCAAGTATTCCCAAGCGAGAAAGCCCTAACGATGTCCTTGTAAATAATGGGGGCAAGAGGCTTAATGATATTGGTAAAGGGTCAGTTATAGGGACCAGCAGCCTGAGACGTGCTGTACAGATAAGGCGGATCAGACCTGACCTGACAGTAAGGCCAATCAGGGGTAATGTAGAGACAAGAGTCAAAAAGATGGTCAATAAAGAGTTTGATGCTTTGGTATTGGCAGAAGCAGGTTTGAGGAGGTTGGGTTTGCAGGATCTTATTACGGAGCGATTTCCTATAGAAGATTTTATGCCTTCACCAGGGCAAGGCGCTATGGCTGTCGTATCAAGAAAGGATGATCTGGAACTCATTAATATTTTAAAAAAGATAGAGGATCGGAAATCTAGAGCGGAGATTACAGCAGAAAGAGCTCTGTTGCTTCACATAAACGCCGGTTGTAGGTTCCCCCTAGGGGCGTTAGGAAGTGTAAATGGAAACAAACTGAACCTGTATGCAAGTGTTTACTCTATCGATGGGTCAGAAAGAATAGATGTAAAGAGGAGTAGCAGTATAGAAGATGCTGAAGGTTTGGGTACTGATGTTGCTCGAGAACTGGAGAAGAGGGGTGCGATGCGTCTTGCTTTGTTGTGGAGAGATGCCGTTGAAAAGTGGGGTGCTAACAGATGA
- the hemL gene encoding glutamate-1-semialdehyde 2,1-aminomutase, whose amino-acid sequence MNKSKKIFDKAKNIIPGGVNSPVRFYDPFPFFASKANASKVWDSDGSSYIDYCMGYGALLLGHNYSAVANVVKRQLSKGSLYCMPTEQEVELADLVTKCVPCAEMVRLVNTGTEATMHAIRLARAFTKREKILKFEGCYHGAHDYVLVKAGSGAVHQGLPVSDGLIDSIAKNTLVVPYNDTSALEGAIANNSVACVIMEPVIANMGLIPPKENFLHEVREITKQSGTLLIFDEVVTGFRLALGGAQEYYNVKPDLATFAKAMSNGFPLAAIAGRKDVMEQLAPLGKVYQASTFAGNPISVAASLATIKILKKRKVYPKANKTCDEIVRAIRDLLNNLKLEATLNSLGSMFQIFFNKDPVINYDDAKKANAKLYKKLFDHLLKEGIFIPPSQFETCFVSYSHDKNDVNDTIEAFDTALKKVKV is encoded by the coding sequence ATGAATAAATCGAAGAAAATTTTCGATAAAGCAAAAAATATCATACCTGGAGGAGTCAACAGCCCTGTCAGATTTTATGACCCATTCCCATTCTTTGCTTCAAAAGCAAACGCAAGTAAAGTATGGGATTCAGATGGCAGTTCATACATTGATTACTGCATGGGCTATGGTGCTTTGCTCCTTGGCCACAATTACAGCGCTGTAGCAAATGTCGTTAAGAGACAACTAAGTAAAGGCAGTTTGTATTGCATGCCAACCGAACAGGAAGTTGAACTGGCTGATTTAGTTACAAAATGTGTACCATGTGCAGAGATGGTTCGTTTAGTAAACACAGGTACAGAAGCCACGATGCATGCCATAAGGCTTGCAAGGGCATTTACTAAACGCGAAAAGATACTAAAATTTGAAGGGTGTTATCATGGTGCCCATGACTATGTTCTGGTCAAGGCAGGGTCCGGCGCTGTGCACCAAGGTCTGCCTGTGTCAGATGGTCTGATAGATAGCATTGCAAAAAATACACTTGTTGTACCATATAATGATACATCAGCCTTAGAAGGAGCAATTGCAAATAACAGCGTTGCATGTGTTATAATGGAACCTGTTATCGCAAACATGGGTCTAATACCTCCCAAAGAAAATTTTTTGCACGAAGTAAGGGAAATTACAAAGCAGAGCGGCACATTACTAATATTTGATGAGGTTGTTACAGGCTTCAGACTAGCACTTGGCGGTGCTCAAGAATACTATAATGTGAAGCCAGATCTTGCGACATTTGCAAAAGCAATGTCTAACGGATTTCCATTGGCTGCTATTGCTGGCAGAAAAGATGTAATGGAACAGCTTGCACCACTGGGAAAAGTGTATCAGGCGAGCACCTTCGCTGGCAATCCTATCTCTGTAGCCGCATCACTTGCAACTATTAAGATACTGAAGAAGAGGAAAGTCTATCCAAAGGCAAACAAAACTTGTGATGAAATTGTAAGGGCGATAAGGGATCTTCTGAACAACTTGAAGCTTGAGGCTACTCTTAACTCATTAGGTTCCATGTTTCAGATTTTCTTTAACAAAGATCCTGTTATAAATTATGATGATGCCAAAAAAGCAAATGCAAAGTTGTACAAGAAGTTGTTTGACCATTTATTGAAGGAAGGTATCTTTATTCCTCCATCACAGTTTGAAACTTGTTTTGTTTCCTATTCCCATGATAAGAACGATGTAAACGATACTATAGAGGCATTTGATACTGCATTAAAAAAGGTGAAAGTGTGA
- a CDS encoding ribosome biogenesis protein — protein sequence MLALIIAEASLETVPKEIAKHVSVVKHAFRKGKSVQEVLLDRSYHHAAMLKLPNGSRRGRPDLVHFALLEATATPLYRKGMLEIYVHTIGDKVIFLYDSVRLPKSYFRFEALMEGLFREKQVRSNDKLLMEVKNMSFVDLLKIIKKARVVGLSRTGLKSSSEEVAINLDDNSALVVGGFPRGHFSSKIYNGLDLVYSIGDYSLEAHVVIARLLYEYEKKLKL from the coding sequence TTGCTTGCATTAATAATAGCCGAAGCTTCCTTAGAAACGGTGCCAAAAGAAATAGCAAAGCATGTGTCAGTAGTTAAGCATGCATTTAGAAAGGGTAAATCTGTGCAGGAGGTTCTGTTGGACAGAAGTTATCATCACGCTGCTATGCTCAAACTTCCCAATGGCAGCAGAAGGGGGAGGCCCGATCTAGTTCATTTTGCATTGCTAGAAGCTACTGCTACACCGCTTTATCGAAAGGGGATGCTTGAAATTTATGTACATACAATTGGAGATAAAGTCATATTTCTTTATGATAGTGTCAGGTTACCCAAGTCATACTTTAGGTTTGAGGCACTCATGGAAGGGCTTTTCAGGGAAAAACAGGTAAGATCCAACGACAAGTTGCTGATGGAAGTGAAGAACATGTCTTTTGTAGATCTTCTGAAGATAATAAAAAAGGCAAGAGTTGTAGGACTCTCACGTACTGGCCTTAAGTCTAGTTCAGAAGAAGTTGCCATAAATTTAGATGATAACAGTGCACTGGTTGTTGGAGGATTCCCACGAGGGCACTTTTCATCAAAAATATACAACGGGCTTGATCTTGTGTATTCTATTGGCGACTATAGCCTAGAGGCTCATGTTGTTATTGCAAGATTGTTATACGAATACGAAAAGAAGCTGAAACTATAA
- a CDS encoding RNase P subunit, with protein sequence MKKSHKDLATQRIRILVRNALETVKSDTDLAQKQASIVRRISTKFRVRLPYEIRQMYCKRCKAFIVPGRTARVRVGRSNVKAVRITCMMCGYTYRKII encoded by the coding sequence TTGAAAAAATCCCATAAGGACCTTGCAACGCAGAGGATCCGAATACTTGTACGTAACGCGTTAGAAACTGTAAAGTCAGATACTGACCTTGCACAGAAACAGGCTAGCATAGTAAGGAGGATAAGCACAAAATTCAGGGTCAGGCTTCCATACGAGATAAGGCAGATGTACTGCAAGAGGTGCAAGGCGTTCATAGTACCGGGTAGAACGGCAAGGGTGAGGGTTGGAAGGAGCAATGTAAAAGCTGTGAGGATAACTTGTATGATGTGCGGCTATACCTATAGAAAAATAATATGA